One part of the Prionailurus bengalensis isolate Pbe53 chromosome B2, Fcat_Pben_1.1_paternal_pri, whole genome shotgun sequence genome encodes these proteins:
- the GOPC gene encoding Golgi-associated PDZ and coiled-coil motif-containing protein isoform X2, which yields MSAGGPCPAGAGGGPGGASCAVGVSPGGVSMFRWLEVLEKEFDKAFVDVDLLLGEIDPDQADITYEGRQKMTSLSSCFAQLCHKAQTVSQINHKLEAQLVDLKSELTETQAEKVVLEKEVHDQLLQLHSIQLQLHAQTGQSVDSGTIKAKLERELEANKKEKMKEAQLEAEVKLLRKENEALRRHIAVLQAEVYGARLAAKYLDKELAGRVQQIQLLGRDMKGPAHDKLWNQLEAEIHLHRHKTVIRACRGRNDLKRPMQAPPGHDQDSLKKSQGVGPIRKVLLLKEDHEGLGISITGGKEHGVPILISEIHPGQPADRCGGLHVGDAILAVNGVNLRDTKHKEAVTILSQQRGEIEFEVVYVAPEVDSDDENVEYEDESGHRYRLYLDELEGGSNPGASCKDTSGEIKVLQGFNKKAVTDGHENGDLGTSSEPPVEDSASKLDDLHSLYHKKSY from the exons ATGTCGGCGGGCGGCCCGTGCCCGGCAGGAGCCGGAGGGGGCCCCGGGGGCGCCTCCTGCGCCGTGGGGGTCTCCCCCGGCGGGGTATCCATGTTCCGATGGCTGGAGGTGCTGGAGAAGGAGTTCGACAAGGCCTTCGTGGATGTGGATCTGCTCCTGGGTGAGATCGATCCGGACCAGGCGGACATCACTTATGAGGGGCGACAGAAGATGACCAGCCTGAGTTCCTGCTTTGCGCAGCTTTGCCATAAAGCCCAGACTGTGTCCCAAATTAACCACAAGCTGGAG GCACAGTTGGTAGATCTGAAATCTGAACTGACAGAGACCCAGGCAGAAAAAGTCGTGCTGGAGAAAGAAGTCCACGATCAGCTTTTACAGTTGCACTCTATTCAGCTGCAGCTTCATGCTCAAACTGGCCAGAGTGTTGACTCTGGTACCATTAAGGCAAAACTG gagAGAGAGcttgaagcaaacaaaaaagaaaaaatgaaagaagctcAACTTGAAGCTGAAGTGAAGTTgttgagaaaagagaatgaagccCTTCGTAGACATATAGCTGTTCTCCAGGCTGAAGTTTATGGGGCAAGACTGGCTGCCAAGTACTTAGATAAGGAACTGGCAGGAAG GGTCCAACAAATACAATTACTAGGACGAGATATGAAGGGACCAGCTCATGATAAGCTTTGGAACCAGTTGGAAGCTGAAATACATTTGCATCGTCACAAAACTGTGATCAGAGCCTGTAGAGGACGTAATGACCTGAAACGACCAATGCAAGCTCCTCCAGGCCAC GATCAAGACTCTTTAAAGAAAAGCCAAGGCGTTGGTCCAATTAGAAAAGTTCTCCTCCTTAAGGAAGATCATGAAGGCCTTGGCATTTCAATTACA ggtGGGAAAGAACATGGTGTTCCAATCCTCATTTCTGAGATCCACCCAGGGCAACCTGCTGATAGATGTGGAGGGCTACATGTTGGAGATGCTATTCTGGCTGTTAATGGAGTTAACCTAAGGGACACAAAGCATAAAGAAGCTGTAACCATTCTTTCCCAGCAG aGAGGAGAGATTGAATTTGAAGTAGTTTATGTGGCTCCTGAAGTGGATTCTGATGATGAAAATGTAGAGTACGAagatgagagtggacatcgctACCGTTTGTACCTTGATGAGTTAGAGGGAGGTAGTAATCCTGGTGCTAGTTGCAAGGACACAAGCGGGGAAATCAAAGTGTTGCAAg gATTTAATAAGAAGGCAGTAACTGATGGACATGAAAATGGAGATCTAGGAACTTCAAGTGAACCTCCTGTAGAAGACAGTGCTTCTAAACTAGACGATCTGCACAGTCTGTATCACAAAAAATCTTACTAA
- the GOPC gene encoding Golgi-associated PDZ and coiled-coil motif-containing protein isoform X1 has translation MSAGGPCPAGAGGGPGGASCAVGVSPGGVSMFRWLEVLEKEFDKAFVDVDLLLGEIDPDQADITYEGRQKMTSLSSCFAQLCHKAQTVSQINHKLEAQLVDLKSELTETQAEKVVLEKEVHDQLLQLHSIQLQLHAQTGQSVDSGTIKAKLSVPSVEELERELEANKKEKMKEAQLEAEVKLLRKENEALRRHIAVLQAEVYGARLAAKYLDKELAGRVQQIQLLGRDMKGPAHDKLWNQLEAEIHLHRHKTVIRACRGRNDLKRPMQAPPGHDQDSLKKSQGVGPIRKVLLLKEDHEGLGISITGGKEHGVPILISEIHPGQPADRCGGLHVGDAILAVNGVNLRDTKHKEAVTILSQQRGEIEFEVVYVAPEVDSDDENVEYEDESGHRYRLYLDELEGGSNPGASCKDTSGEIKVLQGFNKKAVTDGHENGDLGTSSEPPVEDSASKLDDLHSLYHKKSY, from the exons ATGTCGGCGGGCGGCCCGTGCCCGGCAGGAGCCGGAGGGGGCCCCGGGGGCGCCTCCTGCGCCGTGGGGGTCTCCCCCGGCGGGGTATCCATGTTCCGATGGCTGGAGGTGCTGGAGAAGGAGTTCGACAAGGCCTTCGTGGATGTGGATCTGCTCCTGGGTGAGATCGATCCGGACCAGGCGGACATCACTTATGAGGGGCGACAGAAGATGACCAGCCTGAGTTCCTGCTTTGCGCAGCTTTGCCATAAAGCCCAGACTGTGTCCCAAATTAACCACAAGCTGGAG GCACAGTTGGTAGATCTGAAATCTGAACTGACAGAGACCCAGGCAGAAAAAGTCGTGCTGGAGAAAGAAGTCCACGATCAGCTTTTACAGTTGCACTCTATTCAGCTGCAGCTTCATGCTCAAACTGGCCAGAGTGTTGACTCTGGTACCATTAAGGCAAAACTG TCTGTCCCCTCTGTGGAGGAGCTG gagAGAGAGcttgaagcaaacaaaaaagaaaaaatgaaagaagctcAACTTGAAGCTGAAGTGAAGTTgttgagaaaagagaatgaagccCTTCGTAGACATATAGCTGTTCTCCAGGCTGAAGTTTATGGGGCAAGACTGGCTGCCAAGTACTTAGATAAGGAACTGGCAGGAAG GGTCCAACAAATACAATTACTAGGACGAGATATGAAGGGACCAGCTCATGATAAGCTTTGGAACCAGTTGGAAGCTGAAATACATTTGCATCGTCACAAAACTGTGATCAGAGCCTGTAGAGGACGTAATGACCTGAAACGACCAATGCAAGCTCCTCCAGGCCAC GATCAAGACTCTTTAAAGAAAAGCCAAGGCGTTGGTCCAATTAGAAAAGTTCTCCTCCTTAAGGAAGATCATGAAGGCCTTGGCATTTCAATTACA ggtGGGAAAGAACATGGTGTTCCAATCCTCATTTCTGAGATCCACCCAGGGCAACCTGCTGATAGATGTGGAGGGCTACATGTTGGAGATGCTATTCTGGCTGTTAATGGAGTTAACCTAAGGGACACAAAGCATAAAGAAGCTGTAACCATTCTTTCCCAGCAG aGAGGAGAGATTGAATTTGAAGTAGTTTATGTGGCTCCTGAAGTGGATTCTGATGATGAAAATGTAGAGTACGAagatgagagtggacatcgctACCGTTTGTACCTTGATGAGTTAGAGGGAGGTAGTAATCCTGGTGCTAGTTGCAAGGACACAAGCGGGGAAATCAAAGTGTTGCAAg gATTTAATAAGAAGGCAGTAACTGATGGACATGAAAATGGAGATCTAGGAACTTCAAGTGAACCTCCTGTAGAAGACAGTGCTTCTAAACTAGACGATCTGCACAGTCTGTATCACAAAAAATCTTACTAA
- the GOPC gene encoding Golgi-associated PDZ and coiled-coil motif-containing protein isoform X3, with protein sequence MSAGGPCPAGAGGGPGGASCAVGVSPGGVSMFRWLEVLEKEFDKAFVDVDLLLGEIDPDQADITYEGRQKMTSLSSCFAQLCHKAQTVSQINHKLEAQLVDLKSELTETQAEKVVLEKEVHDQLLQLHSIQLQLHAQTGQSVDSGTIKAKLSVPSVEELERELEANKKEKMKEAQLEAEVKLLRKENEALRRHIAVLQAEVYGARLAAKYLDKELAGRVQQIQLLGRDMKGPAHDKLWNQLEAEIHLHRHKTVIRACRGRNDLKRPMQAPPGHDQDSLKKSQGVGPIRKVLLLKEDHEGLGISITGGKEHGVPILISEIHPGQPADRCGGLHVGDAILAVNGVNLRDTKHKEAVTILSQQRGEIEFEVVYVAPEVDSDDENVEYEDESGHRYRLYLDELEGGSNPGASCKDTSGEIKVLQVK encoded by the exons ATGTCGGCGGGCGGCCCGTGCCCGGCAGGAGCCGGAGGGGGCCCCGGGGGCGCCTCCTGCGCCGTGGGGGTCTCCCCCGGCGGGGTATCCATGTTCCGATGGCTGGAGGTGCTGGAGAAGGAGTTCGACAAGGCCTTCGTGGATGTGGATCTGCTCCTGGGTGAGATCGATCCGGACCAGGCGGACATCACTTATGAGGGGCGACAGAAGATGACCAGCCTGAGTTCCTGCTTTGCGCAGCTTTGCCATAAAGCCCAGACTGTGTCCCAAATTAACCACAAGCTGGAG GCACAGTTGGTAGATCTGAAATCTGAACTGACAGAGACCCAGGCAGAAAAAGTCGTGCTGGAGAAAGAAGTCCACGATCAGCTTTTACAGTTGCACTCTATTCAGCTGCAGCTTCATGCTCAAACTGGCCAGAGTGTTGACTCTGGTACCATTAAGGCAAAACTG TCTGTCCCCTCTGTGGAGGAGCTG gagAGAGAGcttgaagcaaacaaaaaagaaaaaatgaaagaagctcAACTTGAAGCTGAAGTGAAGTTgttgagaaaagagaatgaagccCTTCGTAGACATATAGCTGTTCTCCAGGCTGAAGTTTATGGGGCAAGACTGGCTGCCAAGTACTTAGATAAGGAACTGGCAGGAAG GGTCCAACAAATACAATTACTAGGACGAGATATGAAGGGACCAGCTCATGATAAGCTTTGGAACCAGTTGGAAGCTGAAATACATTTGCATCGTCACAAAACTGTGATCAGAGCCTGTAGAGGACGTAATGACCTGAAACGACCAATGCAAGCTCCTCCAGGCCAC GATCAAGACTCTTTAAAGAAAAGCCAAGGCGTTGGTCCAATTAGAAAAGTTCTCCTCCTTAAGGAAGATCATGAAGGCCTTGGCATTTCAATTACA ggtGGGAAAGAACATGGTGTTCCAATCCTCATTTCTGAGATCCACCCAGGGCAACCTGCTGATAGATGTGGAGGGCTACATGTTGGAGATGCTATTCTGGCTGTTAATGGAGTTAACCTAAGGGACACAAAGCATAAAGAAGCTGTAACCATTCTTTCCCAGCAG aGAGGAGAGATTGAATTTGAAGTAGTTTATGTGGCTCCTGAAGTGGATTCTGATGATGAAAATGTAGAGTACGAagatgagagtggacatcgctACCGTTTGTACCTTGATGAGTTAGAGGGAGGTAGTAATCCTGGTGCTAGTTGCAAGGACACAAGCGGGGAAATCAAAGTGTTGCAAg tGAAATGA